Proteins from one Halopseudomonas pelagia genomic window:
- a CDS encoding cation transporter — MDSCCDDKGSELAQLRGRQARVLYIVLAINALMFVVEFSAGWILSSTALLGDSLDMFGDALVYAISLFVLHRGTRARVGAALFKSGFLLLFSLLIIAEAVRKSVLGVVPEAGWMGLIGFMALAANLSCLLLLYTHRSDDINMSSTWLCSRNDVIANLSVLAAAGLVMFSGSFWPDLIVGVCLALLYLHSSVQVGRKAWPEWRRGDIPPADCCAGDGEVQAQASSAGCCGSSAKKP; from the coding sequence ATGGACAGTTGTTGCGATGACAAGGGGAGCGAACTGGCCCAACTGCGCGGTCGGCAGGCGCGGGTGCTCTATATTGTGCTGGCGATCAATGCGCTGATGTTCGTCGTGGAGTTCAGTGCCGGGTGGATACTGAGTTCCACCGCGCTGCTGGGCGACTCACTGGATATGTTCGGCGATGCGCTGGTGTATGCGATTTCGTTATTTGTGCTGCACCGTGGCACCCGCGCCCGGGTAGGCGCTGCGCTGTTCAAGAGCGGTTTTCTGCTGTTGTTCAGCTTGTTGATTATCGCTGAAGCGGTGCGCAAGAGTGTGCTGGGCGTGGTGCCGGAGGCGGGTTGGATGGGGCTTATCGGTTTTATGGCCCTTGCTGCAAATTTGAGTTGCCTGCTGCTGCTTTACACTCATCGCAGTGACGACATTAATATGAGCTCGACCTGGTTATGTTCGCGCAATGATGTGATTGCCAATCTCAGCGTGCTGGCTGCAGCCGGGCTGGTGATGTTCAGCGGATCCTTCTGGCCGGATCTGATAGTCGGGGTGTGCCTGGCGCTGCTTTATCTGCACTCTTCGGTGCAGGTTGGACGGAAGGCATGGCCGGAATGGCGGCGTGGTGATATTCCGCCTGCGGATTGCTGTGCAGGTGATGGAGAGGTTCAGGCGCAGGCTTCATCGGCCGGGTGTTGCGGTTCGAGTGCCAAGAAACCGTAG
- a CDS encoding MerR family transcriptional regulator encodes MPPASNSTSQYTVGQLAKATGTKAVTIRYYEGLGLLPTVSRSAAGYRLYTTREHDRLLFIRRSRGLGFSIEDIRGLLGLADRSEAPCTALDTKVKEQLEQVRLRLRDLRAMEQELERLSGCCAGGVISDCRIVESLSGRG; translated from the coding sequence ATGCCGCCAGCATCCAATAGCACCTCGCAATACACCGTCGGGCAGCTTGCCAAGGCTACCGGTACCAAGGCCGTCACCATTCGCTACTACGAAGGACTGGGCCTGTTGCCCACCGTGAGCCGCAGCGCCGCCGGCTATCGCCTTTACACCACCAGGGAACATGACCGGCTGTTGTTTATCCGGCGTAGCCGCGGGTTGGGCTTTAGCATCGAAGATATTCGCGGGCTACTCGGCCTTGCCGACCGCAGTGAAGCGCCCTGCACCGCGCTCGATACCAAAGTCAAAGAACAGCTGGAACAGGTACGCCTGCGCCTGCGCGATCTGCGGGCCATGGAGCAGGAGCTGGAACGGCTTAGCGGATGCTGCGCAGGCGGCGTAATCAGTGACTGCCGGATTGTCGAGTCGCTCTCCGGGCGCGGGTAA